In Prionailurus viverrinus isolate Anna chromosome D1, UM_Priviv_1.0, whole genome shotgun sequence, the DNA window tgccatcccGCACACTGAGgcctgtctctgcctcctcctcggCAGAGAGGAAGCCACACCCCCAACCCACCCTGAGGCATCCTGGGGAAGGGACAGGTGCGGCAGGTGTCAGCCACAAAGGCAGGCACAGTAGTGGCTGAGGAGGCCATTGGGGGAGGGGCTCAGGCTGGAGGCAGACCTTCTTAAACTTTGGACCAACGAATTCAGACTTTCCCTGGAGCCCGTGAGCCTGACTGCTGGTTGGAGaatgggcaggagggagggactcAGCTGACCAGGAGGGTGTTGATGAGGGTGCAGCCAGCTGGGGGCGCCCACAGAGGGAGCGGGCAGATGGGAGGACCCGAGACATCCCTGAAGCCCTGATCAGTCAGGTGCAGTGGCCAAGACAGCGCCAGGGCAAGGGAACTGGTGGGGGTTGGAGGACCCAATGGTGTCCCACAGGGGGTCCTGTGGGTTCTGGGGCAGGTGTCTAACGTCTTCCAAAAATTCTCCTAGGAAACTCTTGGAGAACAACTTGCTGCCTCTGCTTCCTACGAGAGTGACCTCTGTATCCGTCCAgctgaggagggaaaggagactCTGTACCCTGCCGGGGGAGGAGGGCATTTTGAGTGGGGGGTTACCCTGGGGAGGTGACGTGCTCTGCACCCTTGGGTGAGTCTGGGGGTGGCGGCCTACCTGGGAGCAGGGGGAGTCGAGTGTGTGATGGCCACAGCTCAGCCTCCAGCAGGGGGGCCCAGGGCCCTGCCCGGGTTTTAACCTCGATCGTCACTGAGTCCTCGGAGAAGGAGAAGTCAAGCTTGTTCCCTTGGTAAGAGATGCCGTAGATGCGTACCCCAGAGACCTCTGCCAGACACATGGGGTCGAAGGTCATGCCAGCCCCTGTGAtcctggggggagggaagagtttCATGAGGAGCGGGAAGGTAGGGGGCTTGCGAATGTCCTGTCAGAGCCGCACTCACCTGAACCCCGTGAATCCGAACAGTGCTGCCTGCAGGAAGCCCCCCATGCCCGTCAGGAAGTTCACAGCGCCGGACCCATCTGCATTCTCTGTCCACACCTGCCCGTGGAAGGCAGTTAGTGCACTGACTCCCGGGACACGGGTGCCACGAGGCTGCTGCCCCCGTTCCAGAAGGGTCCCGACCCTGCGGTGACTCCCCCATCCCAAGGCTGGGCTCCCACTCCTACCGCCAAGGGGCCCGGGTGGGAGGCAAGTGGGGTCAGCTTGTGAATTGACCTTGAAGGGCTCCGTGATGTTGGCAAAGCTCCTCTCCAGGAGGTCCTGCGCCCGCCGTGGCTCCTTCAGCTCCATCCAGCCCACTGCAAACATGCTCTGGGgccagaggtcagaggtcagagaaCACGCTGGGTTGAAGCCCACTGCgtggggagggaagacagaagCTAGTGAGgaccgcccctcccccacaccctgcaGTCTTCTTACCCAGGTCATGGCAGGGCCCTTTGGGGACGTCACGGCCTCATAAATCTCTAGGTTTTTCCTGCGGGTATGAGGACTCAAGTGGAAAGGGATGGGGTATCCCAGGAGCACGACATCTGCCTGCTTCACCTCTTCTCCTGTGGAGGGACAGGTGCTGCTCACGGGGAGACAAGCTGGTGGGGGCTGCTCAGTCAGGTTGGGGGCATCCAGTcctgtggagggggtggggaaggggccccAAGGCAGCTCCAAGTACACTCACCAGGCTGGTACCCGTCAAACTCAGGGTGGAAGTTCCGCCTTGGGTCGAAGGGCACCTTGATCTTATCGGCCACCGCCAGCCATTCACTGGGGACAGGCTGAGCCAGGTCCTGGGCCAGGGCAGCCGCAAAGCGCAGGCTAGGGGTAGACGTAGGAAGTGGGGGGGCTCTCCTTAGCCCTCCGGGCTGGCTCCCTGCACGTGGAACTTGGGCAGGGGTCTTGGGTCTGACCTGTTCTGGACCAGGACGTTGGTGTACGCCGAGTTGTCGACCCCCGGATGGTACTCGTCGGGGGGCATGACTCCTGGGCACACGAGTGCAAGGAGGTGCTCAGCGCAGGGTCTCGGGGATCTGCCCCCGATGCCGGTGGCCAGGGTGCGGTTGGCACCATCGGCCGCCAGAGATCACACGCTGAACTGAAGAGCATCCCCCTGGCCCACCGGTCTGTGGCCACCCACTCTCCCTGCCGTGGACATCcacgcctcccctcccccataagCAACCCCTCCCCGTGAccgtccccccccacccccgccgtgcCCTCACCCTTCAGGTGGTACTTCTCCTCCTCAGGGCTCCACTCCACACGGCTACACCAAAACTCAGCCACAGCCCTGACAACGTCCCAGCCGCCGGCCTCTCGGAAGAGCTGCAAGTCCTGGGAGAGCGGGAGAGGGTGGGACAGAGGCCACGCCATCCACGACTGTGGTCCTCACTGGTCCCTGCATGTCTTGTCAGTGCCCACCCTTCTGAGTGCCCAGCAGTGAAGGCCCGGCTCCAGGCAGGAAGTCATGGCCACGTCGGGGGGCTGGTCATACGTGCTGACGCCTCACCTGGGTGGCGTGGTAGTAAAGCTGGAAAGCCAACACCACAGCTCCGTTTATGTGAATTTCCTGGGTCCCATAGATGTCCTCCGGACACACCTCCAGACCAGAGCCCGCACTCTCCCAGGCAAACTTGGCTCcctgaggaggtggggggatggaacAGGTTTGACTGTTCTGGGCGTGGGGGCACAGGGGTAGTCCACCATTCCCAATACTCAGCCTTCAGCCAAGGAGAACGGGGGGGCACTGACTGTCCGGGTGCCCTCATGGGGGCCTGCAGGCTCTGAGTGCCCAGTGTGTGCCCCTATCACAGGCCAGGTGGCTTTGCCCAGTTTCCCTTTGTGCTGACCCTGGGCCAGGGCAGTCAGGGGACTCTAGGTGAGCCCCGGCCAGGCTGTTCTTGCTGCCTCTACGGCACAGGCTGAGGGGTGCCATGAGCCTGTGTAAGAATCTGGGAAACCCAGCCCCACCCAGAGAGGAACCTGAGGTGAGGGGTGCAGGCCTAGGAGGGATGCGGGGACATCAGGCCCTTCAGGGGGCCCTGTAGGGTGggcacccaggtccccctcaCCTGGTAGCCCAGCCTCCGGGCATTGTCTAGGGCCCCACCCAGCGTCCGGATGCGGTACTCCAGGAGGGCCCTGGCGGCCTCTGGGTGGAACATCAGGATATTTGGGAACATCCAGAGATCCTAAGAGCACAGCCAAGGGCCCCTGGTTCAGGAGCTCtcgctcccttctctctcccgtCTGCCCACACTCTGCCCTGGCCAGAGTCAGCACTGCTCCACGCCGCCTCCCCAGCAgcccctctgtctccttccagcTTCTTCCTCTGCTGCCCACCCTGGCTCCATCCTGGGCCATCCACACCTGCCCATCCCACGGCCCAGTCTCCAGGCCGAACGCTCCCCGGGCCCGGTCCCCGGTGCAGCACTTCCCCTCCCCAGCAGGCCTCTGGGTCTGCCCTGGAGCTCAGGCCAGAATCTGGGCATGGGCAGCCTGGACGGGAGCCTGCTCTGTGGCTCACTAGCTGCCTGACCTAGTGAGTGACTCAGCTTCTCTAAGCCTCACCAGAGTGGGCCACAGCATTGGCTGCTGAGGGGTTAGCACCCTGGGTCCCTCCCGTGCCCAACGTCCGCCAAGTCCCAGCCTCTCCTGGCTCCCACTCCTGTCTGAGGCCTCACCCTCTTCTACCCATGCTCCACTCAGCAGCTAGACTACACCTCTGTCAGTGTCACTCCCAAGTTAAAGTCTCCATGGCTAACcgtaaccccccccccaccccccgccctgcaGCTGCTCCTCTTGCCGTGGTGAGAGCCCCTGTTGCCCTGGCCAGATGGCACACACCCTCTGAGCTCTGGTGTTTGTACCTTCTGGTCCCTCTGCCCGAGTCACTCTTTTCCACCAAAGTCCTGTAcgtcccacctcctccaggaaggctccCCTTCTGCCCTGGCCTCTGTGCCTCTCCAGTCACAGTCCCCATCCCAGGTAGGGCAGAGACAGCAGCCACACCCGTGCCCACAGCCACGGCATCCCCCGCACCCGTGTGCATGCTGTGTGTTGGGAGGTAGAACAGTACATACCTGGTCCCAGAAGACATGGCCCCAGTAGCATTCCTCTCGGCTCCCATTGGACAGGCCCCCAGGGCTGAGGCCATGGCTGGCGTACCCTGGGGCCCCCGGCTGGGGCAGCGCACTGAGCAGGTAATAGAGGGCACCACGCAGGGCCTGGCGCAGAGGTAGGGGCCCCACCACGTCCAGGCCACAGCCAGCCCAGAGCTGGGCCCAGGCCTGGGCGTGGGCAGGGTACAGAGCAGCCCCCGCCTGCAGCTGCAGGGCCTCCGTGAGGCAGGCTTGGGCCTCCGCCTGGCTGCCGCCCACCACGGTCAGGAACTCCCAGGTCCGGTCTTCTTCGCTTTCCCCGAGGGTCAGGGCTGGGGGCACTGGTGTCCATAGCATGTGTACCTCCTGCTGCGGCCCCCCAGGTTGCTCTGGGGTGAGTGTGTGGCCACAAAGGTACCTGCAAGAGTGCGGCCATGTCTAAGGGACCAGCTCCCTCCTCGGTCTACCTGGCCAGCCCTGACGGCCTCCTCACCGGGCTCCCTGGAAGTCAGGACCCAGATGCAGGTGAAGGTCCGGGCTTTCTGGGGAGAAGGTCGACTGCAGCAGCACCGTAATGGGTCGGCTCTCCCCGGCCATGCGGGTGATGGACACACTGAAAGCCAGGACGTGAGGCAGCGTGCGGTGGGCGTAGAGGCGCTGGGAGGCCCGGAAGCTGGGGCCCTCTAGAGTGTGCAGAAAGGAgcctggggagggccagagggggtCAGGGCAACTCACACGCCCCACTTAGGACCCCCGAGGACAGTTACCAAGCTACCAGCCCCTCGGCAAGGTGGATCCGCCCTCTGAGCCCCAGCTGCCCCATCTGGGAAGCCACAGCTGCACAGACGGCCCCACGCGCCACTGCCAGCCAGGTCGGGAGGCCAGCAGGGCTGAAGCCCTCGTCTTCTCTGTGAGCCAGCATCCTGAGTTAGGAGGTGCTGGGATGGGACTGCTGTCGGTTGCCGCACTCACCTCGGGTGTGGGGGAGCGGGACAGTGGTGGCTACCTGTATTAGTGTCCAGGGCAAAGGTCTTGGTCAGCTGATTTCCGATCTCTGCAGGGGCCTCCAGCTGGACGTTGAGGGGACTAGGCAGAATGGCCCGGTGTGTGTCCCCACAAGCCCCATTGTACACGCCGCTCACATGCAGCGTGTCATGATACACACGCGTGCCCAAGTATGTGTTGGTCACGGTGGCCAAGAGCCGGGGGTCACCGGGCAGAGAATGGGCACTGAATATGGTGGGGTCCTCGCTGGCATCCTCCATGGAAAGGCTTGCTCAGCAGATTGGCCTGGAAAAGGGGGAGTCAGGGGCCCCCACAATTGGCCGGCCTTGTTCCCTCTTCTGACTGTAAACCCCCAGGCACCCGCTGGAACTTGGCGGATGCCTCCGAGAGCTGGTGGGAGGGGTGTGGGCCACCCGCACTCAGCCCTGATTTTCCATAGCCCTTACTTTTGAGCCACCCCTGGAAACACCTCCAACCCTGAGAGACGCTCAAATCCCTGATGCTGATCTCCAGAGACCCAGTGAGTCCCCAGATTCCCACCTTCAGACTTCGATTCGAACCCTGCCAGCTCTCTCCAAGCCGCGCCCCCACAAGCCCAGACCTGTTAGTGGGGAGCTTGGAGGCCTCAGTCTTCCggacctgggggaggggcgccgTCGCCGGGCGGGGAAGCGGCCAGAGCTCTGCGGAgcgggctggggaggagggtctCTGGGCCACACCGCAGCCGGTGTATCCCCAGGCCCAGCTCGCTCGGCGCCGCCCCTTCCAGGCCGGAGGGAGAAGTCGCGGGCGCCGCCGTCTCTCGGCCGGAAGGCCCGCGATCCCCGCCCCCGGGCCCCAGGGCGGAGCAGCCCGTGTGCCGACCCGGTGCCCCCGGCGCGCCGGCGGGCCTCCCGGGGAAGCCGCGCGGGCCCGCACAGTTTGAACCCTGACCTCAAGGACGCGTGGAGGGACGGctgtgagaggggcaggggcctcTGGTGTGCGATCGCCCCTCGCGGCCGCGGCTTCCTCCCTCCCGGGTCTCCCCTTCCGGGGAGTGGCGCGGGTGGTCCTCCTCCTGCAGAAGTCCTTCTCTTCGCTCTCTCGGGCTCTTCCACATGCCCTGCCCAGCCCGTCGTACCCCCAGTCTGCATCCCCCGCCTGGGCCCTCTAAGGCGGCTAGGCCACGGGTCTGTCTCCTAGCCTCTCTGGCCCCGCGCCTGACCCAGATGTCTGTGCTCCACCCCTGGGCCCAGCAGGAGACACTCAGAGCCAACGTGTGCCTGGAAGTCTCCTCTTCCTGTGGCCTCCCCCAGTGTCGGCGATGGGGACTCCACCTGTCCAGGTGCTCAGGCCCCCGTGGTCCACCCCCTCCACTTCTGTCCACAAATCCTGTTGTTCTCCACTTTCACGGCTTGTCAGCTCCATCATCCCCACTGCCACCCGGCCACCTCTGAGAGCAAGCCCTCCTCTTGGATGGACAGTCCACATGCCCTACTTATGCTCCGCCCTATATGGCCCTTGTTAACACAGCCACAGCCACCCTGAGAGTGCCTTCTGCTCAGAAGCCTGCAATGGTGCCCGCCCCCACCCAGAGGGCAGGCCAGCTAGCATTCCTGACCACCTGCTCCCCACCGGCCCCCCTCACACCTCTGCTAGGCCACTGCTGCCACTGTGGCTTCCTTGCTGCCTCTGCAACAGTCCAAGCATGTgccctgttatggactgaatgtttgtgtgcccCCAGATCATCCATTGAAATCTAATTCCCAGTGCGACCATTTTGGAAGTGGGGCCTTGGGGAGGTTATTAGATCAAGAGCTGTCAAGAGTGGGATTAGAGCCCTTACGGGCAAAGGCCTGAGACCTAGCCCGCTCTTTCCACCATGTGGGGACACAGCAAGAGGAGAGCGCTCTGCAGACGGGAGGAGGGTCCTTGTCAAGACACTGGGTTGACTGGCACCTTGGCCTTGGACATCCCAGCCTCcggagaaatgaatttctgtgttTGGGAGGCCCCCCGGTTTGTGGTGTTCTCTTCCAGCAGCCTGAGTTGGCCAAGACACTCCTCTTCATGGCTTTTGTACTGTCCCTTTGCCGGGAACACTTTCCTTCGAGGTACCCTCAGGGCTTGATGCCTCACTTccgtcctgtcctgtcctgtccatAAGAGATCCCTCCCTTGTAACGGGAAACCCTTGGCTCCACGGTCTCCTCCCACTTTGCCCTGCTTTGCTTTCCTCCAAGCATTTGTTGGTGGCCGTCTATACCTGTTTACTATCTGTCTTCCTGCCCAGTTTCaggaaggcagggatttttgtctgttttgtggAATGAATGACTGGACTTGAACTATGATTATGGAAGGAAATTTCCCCCTAGAAGTGAAGGGGCTGACTCCCATGCTTCTTTCCCACCTGGACTGGGGTCCCAGGAGCTGGCTAAGCCCTGCAGTGTTGAGCAGAGAAGACCTGAAGATTCAGGGCCTGTCTGCTTCTCGCCCTGTCCATCAAAGACAGGCCTCACCTCAGAGCTCCCTGTAGTAGGCTGTAgccctgagtctcagtttcctcatctgggaaatggggaaCACAACCGCACCCCACACAGATGGGTTGGGGACCAAAGGAAAGATTGTGAGCACCCGTTAGGATGCTTGGCCGCATGCAACACAAATCAACACCAAAGAATCCAAAGGAGAATGTATTATCGGCACATGGACGTGGGGACAGGCTGCTTGCTGCCCCTTCCACCACAGCGCCTACCTGGAGTCCAGTCTGCTGtggtctcccccctcccctggtctccATCTCTGAAGACCTAGGCAGTGAACGGACACCACTGGGCTGGCACCACACAGCCTCGGGGATGGCTTCACTTCCGGTGCCAAGACCCAACTTCCTGGGGAGGAATAGTGACCTGCCTGCCTTTGGTCAGGGGTCAGCCTCTGCTTGATCCCTTGTGGCCAAGGGCAGAGTTGTGGGGCTGTGAGGCCCACAGTGCAGATGGCGATGGGATCAGTGAAGGAGTTGCTCTGCACTGAGTACACCAGGTCAAGGCCAATACGTGGCAGAGACTTGATGACTGGGAGCTGTCAGCATTATTGTTGCCAGGGGTATCTGCAGGGTGATGGCTAGGGGGCcccaggagaggtgggtgggtggagcaGTTGGTGGGGGGGTTGGGGCAAGAGGGCTCCCTGGGTGTAGAGAACAGAGACAGAACCTGTGCCCAGGGTATGGGGGGAGAGGCATGTTCTGGGACACCTGTCCCCGACCAGGTAAGGGACCATGTGTGTCCTTGCCTCTCACCTGCCTGCCCAGGGCCCCTCAGGCTCAAAAGGGCAGCCCGGAGCAGAGAGCAACATCCTCCTGCCCTTGGGATGAGGACATCTATTCCACAGGGCTGACCAGAGTCCTCCCCCTGGCATTCAGGGCCTCAGAGGACACAGCTGAATCCCGTGGGAGGCTTAGGGGTGACTTTCCAGCAGTGGGTGTGTGATGACCAGACCCGGCTTTGCCTTCTTCACCTCCCGCAGCTCCTGCAGCGACTGCGCACTCAGCTTCACAGAGGTCAGACTGCGGCCATGTGTATGGACAGAATTGGGAATCGGTTGGGGAAGCTGAGGTCAGGGCTGGGGGGACGGTGACAGGAGAGCAGTGTGGGGCAGTGGTGGGGCTGTCAGCCTGGGCTGTGCCAAAGGCACACAGTGACAGAGGTGGTTAGTCAGGGGCGTCAGAGGTTGGGGAAAGAGGTTAGGCGGTGGGGGCCGGAGCCCTTGGGGGAGTAAAAAGGCGTTGGGATCATTGGCCCAGACTTGCCATGGCCCCGGATGACAGATGGACGTTTGGTCTGGCAAAATGGTTGAAGCCGAGGGCCGGGGCTAGGACTTTTTGGAGCATGGGTCTCCAGGGGCTGGGTTTGAGTGTGGGCACTCGGGGAGCCCCGGGAGGAGTTACTCTTCAGGGCCTAGGGGAAGTCCCCAGGCACCCAGCCCAGTCGTTGAGAGGCCGAGTCCCCATGCCCCTTTCCGCCCCTGTGTCTACCTGAGGGTCTGTAGGCGGCATCCTGACTGCTGTAGGACTCTACACAGGTAGGTCACCACGGGTTCCGGCAGCTGGCAGTCACTTAGATCCAGGGCGGTCAACGCGGAGCTCTGGCTGAGCGCGCCGATGAGGTAATGAAGCGCCTCCTGGAGGGTGGGCTGCTGCACCCTGGGGGGGACGGCCACCCTCAGAGGCTGCTGCCAACCGCCCCCCTACCCTAccgtgtccctccccccccccgaccaGGCCAGGCCCTCACCTGAGCTTCCGCACCCGGCActggggccaggccaggccctcACTCAGCACACGCAGGCCGGCCTCACTGAGCCCGTTTTGCAGGAGGCCCAGCTCAGTCAGGGCGGGGGCCGCCCGCAGGGCCTCAGAGAGGTCTCGGCAGACAGAGTCAGACAGTTTGCAGCGGCACAGCCTGTGGTCAAGAGCACATGTGTCTGTCTTCAGTCCCCTTGGCCGCTTTACTGTCCCCGCCTCTGCAAACTGCCCGCTCCTCGGGCGGCTGAGGCTCTGTCTGGAGAGGCGCTGGCTCGACAGGAAGTTTCCCCTGTCCTTTGTTACCCACCACACGTGTCCCTGGGGAGCCTTGGCCACATGTGCCTGTGCGTGCTGGACTGCACTCCACTTTTCCTTAGGGCACTATTCTCTACCAGCTGTTGGATGAGCCAGTGCGGATCTTACTGTCAGCGTGTTTAACTGCATGTAGCTGAGCATCGGGTTAAGGTGGCCATGGTTTATTCATGCAGCTGGTCCCTGGCGATGGGGAAGTGGgtgttgtttccacctttgttgcCATTATAAATACTGCTGTGATGAACACCACGCGTTCAGTTTAGTGGCAGCATTGATGGGCCAAACGCGCTGATCACCTTCTTGGCTCCCAATGTTTATCTCCAGGTTGCTGGAACGTCATACCAAGCGAGGTGACCGTGTCACCGTGGCCATAGGCTGTGCCCATCTCACTGTGCCCCACCAGCACTAGCTCCTACAATTTCTCTTACCTTCTGCTTACTTGGTGATAAGGTCACACACTCAGTGTTGTGCACCCACTGCTACGTTAACTCTCATACCAACCCTCTGAGGTGGAACCTTCCATTCCATAGAGGAGGAAACGAGTTCAGACAGACTGACTCGCCCAAGGGCTCGGAGGCAGGCAGCCTGGACTTCAGAGCCTGTGCCCTCAACACCTCCCTCCACTGCTTGTAAGAGCCCAGAGGGACTGCCCATCACTTTCCAGTAGCAACTAGTAGCCTTCCTTCGGAAGGAAAATTTATTCTGGTCTTCtttacctccccacccccagaacaCTCAGCAGCACCATGCTTGGCACTCTAACGGGGCCAAACCCTCCTTCCTAGCCCCGGGCCACACCGCCTCCTCGCTCCTCCGCGCTACGTGGGCAGAGCCCATTGGCCCCGGCACAGGACGCCAGAGGCCACAGGCTCTCAGCCTGTCCCCTCTGCCATGTCCAGACAGGGCtacccctctgcccctgcccagag includes these proteins:
- the PGGHG gene encoding protein-glucosylgalactosylhydroxylysine glucosidase isoform X1, whose translation is MEDASEDPTIFSAHSLPGDPRLLATVTNTYLGTRVYHDTLHVSGVYNGACGDTHRAILPSPLNVQLEAPAEIGNQLTKTFALDTNTGSFLHTLEGPSFRASQRLYAHRTLPHVLAFSVSITRMAGESRPITVLLQSTFSPESPDLHLHLGPDFQGARYLCGHTLTPEQPGGPQQEVHMLWTPVPPALTLGESEEDRTWEFLTVVGGSQAEAQACLTEALQLQAGAALYPAHAQAWAQLWAGCGLDVVGPLPLRQALRGALYYLLSALPQPGAPGYASHGLSPGGLSNGSREECYWGHVFWDQDLWMFPNILMFHPEAARALLEYRIRTLGGALDNARRLGYQGAKFAWESAGSGLEVCPEDIYGTQEIHINGAVVLAFQLYYHATQDLQLFREAGGWDVVRAVAEFWCSRVEWSPEEEKYHLKGVMPPDEYHPGVDNSAYTNVLVQNSLRFAAALAQDLAQPVPSEWLAVADKIKVPFDPRRNFHPEFDGYQPGEEVKQADVVLLGYPIPFHLSPHTRRKNLEIYEAVTSPKGPAMTWSMFAVGWMELKEPRRAQDLLERSFANITEPFKVWTENADGSGAVNFLTGMGGFLQAALFGFTGFRITGAGMTFDPMCLAEVSGVRIYGISYQGNKLDFSFSEDSVTIEVKTRAGPWAPLLEAELWPSHTRLPLLPGYRVSFPSSAGRIQRSLS
- the PGGHG gene encoding protein-glucosylgalactosylhydroxylysine glucosidase isoform X2; protein product: MEDASEDPTIFSAHSLPGDPRLLATVTNTYLGTRVYHDTLHVSGVYNGACGDTHRAILPSPLNVQLEAPAEIGNQLTKTFALDTNTGSFLHTLEGPSFRASQRLYAHRTLPHVLAFSVSITRMAGESRPITVLLQSTFSPESPDLHLHLGPDFQGARYLCGHTLTPEQPGGPQQEVHMLWTPVPPALTLGESEEDRTWEFLTVVGGSQAEAQACLTEALQLQAGAALYPAHAQAWAQLWAGCGLDVVGPLPLRQALRGALYYLLSALPQPGAPGYASHGLSPGGLSNGSREECYWGHVFWDQDLWMFPNILMFHPEAARALLEYRIRTLGGALDNARRLGYQGAKFAWESAGSGLEVCPEDIYGTQEIHINGAVVLAFQLYYHATQDLQLFREAGGWDVVRAVAEFWCSRVEWSPEEEKYHLKGVMPPDEYHPGVDNSAYTNVLVQNSLRFAAALAQDLAQPVPSEWLAVADKIKVPFDPRRNFHPEFDGYQPGEEVKQADVVLLGYPIPFHLSPHTRRKNLEIYEAVTSPKGPAMTWSMFAVGWMELKEPRRAQDLLERSFANITEPFKVWTENADGSGAVNFLTGMGGFLQAALFGFTGFRITGAGMTFDPMCLAEVSGVRIYGISYQGNKLDFSFSEDSVTIEVKTRAGPWAPLLEAELWPSHTRLPLLPAGRIQRSLS